DNA from Candidatus Binatia bacterium:
CGAGGTCTGTCAACGCGCGCCGTCCTTCCGGCTGTCGATCGAGCTTTTTCTGAAAACGAACCCTCTCAGCGCGATACCAGTCCTTCTCGTGGCTCAAGACGGAACCGAAGCCAAGGGCACCCAGCGCCTCCGCCGAGGCGACGCTTGGAAGACCCACCGCGAGGTGGTGCACCTGATCGTTCAGCGGAGAAGCGAACGAGTTGTAGCACGCCGAGGACGGCCGCGGGTCATAGCTCTGCAGTAGGAGGTAGCGCGCCATGGCCAACCGGCCCACCCCATTGGACACCTTGGCCATCGGCACGTGCAGCGCCGCCCCGTGCCCGACCCGTCGCAGGAGAGCCACATCGTCGGCACTCACGTCGACGTCCCAGCCGATGAGGGCGAGAGGACGGCCGAAGCTCCACGTGCCCACCGGAGCCACGAACCGCTCTGCGACCACGGCAAGCGACACGGCCGCGACGGCCACGACCACCACCGCCCGGGGCCGTCGCTCCAGGACCGCCACCACGCCGTACCCCGCCAGGAAAGCAATCGGCACCCAGATGCCGACGGCCACCGCGAAGAGGCCCCGGACGGCGCCGAGACCCGGGACGACATCGCGCAGGAGCGGGAACAACCCGGGGAACCGCACGGAGGTGCCTGGGATCTCAAAGCCATTGGACGACGCCCACACCACGACCAAACCGGCCGTGAGATACGCGACACGGGGATCCTCGCCGTCGGTGCGTCGCGGGCCGCGCAAGCGGTCCGCCAAGGCGACGCCGACGAGCCCCAGACTGATCAGCCCGGGGAAGTACACATGGCCCGGCAAGTAGTCCGACAACGCCATGAGGATCGTCTCTCTCCCGGAGAGGACACCCCACATCTCGGCCGTCTCGAGATACGGCGAGAGAAAGAACCACGCAAAGCTCACCGAGACGACGGCGGCACCGATCAGCGGAGCGACCACGCCACGCAGTCGATGACGGTAGGCGACCAGGCCGAACGAACCGTAGACGCCCACGACGAGCGCCGTTGCGAGGAGCACGTAGATCGTCTCTAGCGACTGAAGTGTGAGGAAGAATGCGACACCGAGCGCGTTCCCCCACCCGCCGCGCGCGAACAGGCGATGCAGGAACAGAAGTGCCAGCGGAACGAAGTAGTCCGCGTACAGATACGGGTGCCCACCGTCGATAATCCGCGGCGGCACGAGCAAGAAGATCAGGCCGGCGAGAAACGCCGCTGGAGCACTCCGCGTGAAGTGGTACGACAGCGCGTACATCGCAAGCCCCGGCAGCCAGAACGTGAGCACCACAAGCAGGTTGTACGTGAGCACCGGATCTCCGGTGACAAGCCACGGGACCGCCGCGAGCACGCCTTCGCCGAACATGTGTTCACCGAGCGTGTACGACCTCGGCAGGGGGTAGCACTGCCCGTCTCCGAAGAAATTCCACGGCTCGCCCGTCAGAACGGCCGCGTTTCGAACGATCACGGAAACGACCATCTGCTGGTCCAGTCGTCCGAGGCCCCGTACGGCCGAATCGATACTCCCGTTTGCGGGGAGGAGCCGTGTCGGGTCCGCGAGCGGAGCCGCCAGGACCCAGAGGGCGACGCCGAGGTACGCGAGCGCCGCCAGCGCGAACGAGCGTCGCGCGAGAGCGCGGGAGGGGGATGGCGTCATGGGCTCGGACATGAGTTGGACGCGATCCCCTCCCCCGTTCTGCAGATCATTTCAAGGCGTTCGCGATCGCCTTCATCTCATCGCCGATTCCGGTCGGAATGGTGTAGCCTTCGGGGTCGCGGATCTTCCCGATCTGGTCGCGAACCGCCTCGGCACTCACAACCTCACCCTTGCCCGCAATCCAGCCCTGCGCGAGCCCGATGAACATCCGTGCGAACCGGCCGCCGCCGACCGAGTAGACTTCATGAGTGTACTCGCACCCTTCCGAGCAGAGGTACGTCACCAACGGCGTGACCGTCTCAGGATCCAGATAATCCGCGAGGGGACCGAGGAGCTCCTCGGTCATGCGCGTACGCGCCGTCGGCGCGATTGCGTTGCACTTCACGTCGTACTTGGCGCCTTCGACGGCCAAGACGTGCATCAAACCGACGAGGCCCATCTTCGCCGCACCGTAGTTGCTCTGGCCGAAATTGCCGAGAAGGCCGGCCGCCGACGACGTGAAGACGAACCGACCGTAGCGCTGGTCCTTCATCAACCGGAAGGCCGGCTGCGAGACGTAGAACGCGCCCTTCAGATGGACGTCGATGACGAGCTCCAGCTCCTGCGGAGAGAGCTTCACGAACGATCGGTCGCGCAGGATCCCGGCGTTGTTCACGACGACGTCGACCTTGCCGAACGCCTCGACCGCGGTCTTGATGATCGACTCGCCACCTTCGGGCGTCGCGACCGAGTCGTAGTTCGCAGCGGCCTCACCGCCTGCGGCCTTGATCTCGTCGACGACCTGGTCGGCCATGTTACTACCCTTGCCGGTGCCGTCTGCCTTGCCGCCGAGATCGTTCACGACGACCTTGGCACCACGCTTGGCAAACTCCAGAGCGTACGTCTTGCCGAGCCCACCACCGGCGCCCGTGATGACCGCAACGCGACCGTCGAAGCGAATGTCTCCCATGCCAAAGTCCTTTCGTGTTCCGTGGCGGCGTCGCCGCCGAGATGGCGTGTATCACCACCCGGAGGGGCGGCTCGGCTAGGACATAGCTTCCCGGCGAGAACCCTTCAAAGCTCGGGGTGTCAGCCCGCCTTCCCCGCCTTCTCGAGCCGCGCCCAGCTGTCCCGGAGCGAGACCGCGCGATTGAACACGGGCCGATCCGCCGACGAGTCGACCTCATCGACGGCGAAGTAGCCCAGACGCTCGAACTGCCAGAGGCTGCCCGGCTCTGCCGTGCCCAGAGCCGGCTCAACCTGGCAATCTGCCAGAACTTCGAGCGAATCAGGGTTCAAATTGCTCTTCCACTCGGGGCCGTCGGGGCTCTCCTTCGAGAACAGCCGATCGTACAAGCGCACCGTCGCCTGCACGGCGTGCTTGGCGGACACCCAGTGGATGGTCCCTTTCACCTTCCGGCCGTCGGGAGCGTTCCCGCCGCGGGTCTCGGGGTCGTACGTGCAGTGCAGCTCGACGACCTCGCCCGCATCGTCCTTCACGACATCGACGCACGTGATCAGGTAGCCCCACCGCAGGCGCACCTCTCGACCGGGCGCGAGCCGGAAGTACTTCTTCGGCGCCTCCTCCCGAAAATCGTCGCGCTCGATGTACAGCTCGCGCGAGAAGGGGAGCTTTCGCTTCCCCATCGATTCGTCCTCGGGATTATTGACGGCCTCGAGCTCTTCCTCCTGCCCTTCGGGGTAGTTCACGAGAACCACCTTCAAGGGATGAAGAACCCCAAGAGCGCGGGGCGCGCGGCGGTTCAGGTCCTCGCGGAGCGAATGCTCGAGCATCGCGATGTCGACAAGACTGTTCTTCTTCGCGACACCCAGGCGTTCGCAGAAGTCACGTATCGCCTCGGGCGTGTATCCACGGCGACGCAGACCCGCGAGCGTCGGCATGCGCGGATCATCCCATCCCTCGACACGCCCCTCTTCCACCAACTCGCGAAGCTTCCGCTTCGAGTCGATCATGTACGTGAGCTTGAGGCGTGCGAACTCGATCTGTTGCGGATGACTCGGCACATCGAGGTTCTCTAGGAACCAGTCGTAGAGCGGCCGATGATCCTCGAACTCGAGGCTGCACAGGGAGTGCGTGATGCCTTCGATCGCATCCGAGAGCGGATGCGTGAAGTCGTACATCGGGTAGATCGACCAACGATCCCCGGCGCGGTGATGAACGATCTTGCGGATCCGGTAGAGAGCGGGATCCCGCATGTTGAGGTTGGGCGACGTCATGTCGATCTTCGCCCGAAGAACGTGCGCTCCTTCCTCGAACTCGCCTGCTTCCATACGAGCGAACAGGTCGAGATTCTCCTCGACGGAACGGTCCCGATGCGGGCTATTCTTTCCCGGTTCCTTGAAGTTCCCGCGGTACTCTCGGATCTCGTCGGCTGAGAGGCTGTCGACGTAAGCCTTCCCGGCGCGGATCAACTCGACGGCCCAGTCACGCAGGCGACCGAAGTAATCGGACGCGTAGAAGAGATTGTCGCCCCAATCAGCTCCGAGCCATTGAACGTCGCGGATGATGCTTTCGACGTAGCGAGTCTCCTCCTTCTCTGGGTTCGTGTCGTCGAAGCGGAGGTGGAACGTGCCGCCGTGCTCCGTCGCGATCCCGTAGTTGATACAAATCGCCTTCGCGTGACCGATGTGGAGGTAGCCGTTGGGCTCGGGCGGGAATCGGGTCACGACCTTGCCGCCGTGCTTCCCGGCGCGCACGTCGTCGCTGACGATCGCGCGTACGAAATTCACGGGAGCCTCAGTCGGAGCATCGTCTTTGGGCGAAGCAGCCATCGGCAGTAGGATAGGAGGAACCACCCCACATGGCCAGACGGCGCCGGGTCCGGATTGCGAAGATCGTGCAGGGAACGGTAAGCCGTAGCCCATGGAACCCGCGCTGCTGGTCGAAAGAGAGGGGCACATCGTCACGCTGACGCTGAATCGTCCCGCCCGGAAGAACGCCTTCAATCCAGAGGTCCTCTGCCGCCTCTGCGACGCCTTCGACATGATCGACGAGGATGACGACATCCGGGTCGCGATCCTGACGGGCGCCGAGGGTAACTTCTCCGCCGGCGCCGATCTCGACCAGCTCGTGACCAAGATGATGAAGGGCCTCCCGCCCGAGGACGAGTGGGACGAACGCGTCCGCGCCGACTACGGGATCCTCTACAAAGGCTTCCTGAAGGACCGGTACGTGACCAAACCTCTGATAGCCGCGATCGAGGGCGCCTGCTACGCCGGCGGCACCGAGATCCTGCAGGGAATCGACATCCGGGTCGCGGGCGAGAGCGCCAAGATCGCGATCTCCGAGGTGAAGCGCGGCCTCTTCCCGATGGCGGGCTCCACGGTCCGTCTCCGTCGGCAGATCGCGTTCACCCACGCGATGGAGATCCTCCTGGTCGGCGACCCGCTCACAGCCGCCGAGGCTGCGCGGATCGGTCTCATCGGGCAGGTGGTGCCGGACGGCCAGGCCCTTGCCAAGGCGAAGGAAATCGCCGGCAAAATCGCAGCCAACGGACCCCTCGCGGTGAAGAACATCAAGCTGTCGGTGATCGAGAGTGAGTTCCTCTCCGAGGCGGAGGCCTACAAGCGCGAGCAAGAGCTCGGCATGGAAGTCATGTCGAGCGCAGACGCGCGCGAAGGCCCCAAGGCGTTCCTCGAAAAGCGTCCGCCGAACTACAAGGGCCGCTGAGCCCGGCGCCCTACTCCGCGACCGCCGGTGCGGCCGTGGGCTGAGGTGCCCCCGTATTGCTGCCCTCGGTGACGGCGACCTTCGTCACCGGAATCCATACGTCGAGGATCGCGCGGAGCTGGCCGTCGGCTCGAAGCGTCTTCAGCGCACCGTTCAGCTCGCCCGCCAGCTTCTCGTCGCCTGCCCGAACGGCCCACGCGAGATACTCCTTGGTGAGCGGACGGTAGATGCCCGCAAGCGCATCGTCACGCGTGTTCGGGCGGCCCGTGAGCCGCCACACCGTGGGCGCGTCGTGGACGAAGTAGTCGATGTCGCCGGCCTTGAGAGCGGCCGTACCCGCCTCCACGGTGTCGTATCCCACGACCGTCGCGTCCGGGACGTTCTTCTTCGCCCAGCCTTCTCCGGTTGTGCCCTTCTTGACGCCCACGCGGGACTCTTTGGCACCAATCTCGTCGGGGTCGACGGAGCGACCGAGATCGTCCGCGCGGATCAGAGCCATCTGCCCGACGCGGAGGTAGGGGTCGGTGAAGAGCACCTTCTTGGAACGCTCTTCGGTGATCGACAGCCCGGACATGACGACCTCGACCTTCCCGGCCTCGAGAGCCGGCACCAGGTCGGGGAACTTCATGGGCACGAACACGATCTTTGAATCGAGGATCTTCCCGACGGCGAGGGCGAGGTCCGCCTCGGCCCCGGTCGGCTTGCCGTCCTTCGAGAAGGCCAGCGGGGCATAGCTCTCGGAGATTCCGACCCGCAGCTCTTTGGCCCCCGCGGTGTCGCCACCCAGCGCAACGGCTGGGACCGCGAGCAAAGTCGCGAGCCATTTTCGGACCGATTGCACCCGGCGCGGGCGCCCCTCCAAGACCGTTTTACCCTGCATTCGTCTGCCTCCTCTCGCCTCCGCTCACCACCGCAGGCGAGAGGAAGCCTACTTCCTCACGAGGCGCCCGGCAACGCCGGCGGTCACACGAACCGGCGGCGCCCTCGCCCGTGGCACACGACGCCCGCCATCGCGAGCGGCCTGTTGTTGAGGCCGGAGCGACACTTGCTATCCAAACGGCAGCGCCACAGGAGCCCACGTGAACCTCAAGTATAGCAAAGATTATCAACGCTTCCGCGAGGAAGTGCGGCAGTTCATCAAGGACCACTGGACCGAGGAAGACGTCGCGGCGAACCCGCAACTGAGCGAGATGGCTCAGGGCCTCGGGTCGTCACCGCGAACCGACGAACGGGCAACGGCCTTCCGTCGCGCAGCGGCGGAGCGCGGCTACATGTACCGCCACGTGCCTCGGGCCTATGGCGGCGGCGAGCAGGCTCCGGATCCGCTGAAGGCCACGATCCTCGTCGAGGAACTCAAGGCCGCCAAGGCACCGGTCGAGCTGATGAGCCAGGGCCCGGCCATGCTGGTCCCCACCCTGCTAGCGCACGGCACTGAGGAACAAAAGAAGCAGTACGTCGAAAGCACGCTTCTCGGGCACGTCCGCTGGTGTCAGGGCTACAGCGAACCCGGCGCCGGCAGTGACCTGGCGTCGCTCCGAACGAGCGGCGTCCTCGAGGGCGACCACTGGGTCGTGAACGGCCAGAAGATCTGGACCTCGAACGCACGCGAGGCGGACATGATGTTCGCTCTCATCCGCACCGAGCCGGACGAACCGAAGCACGACGGCATCAGCTACCTGCTGATCGACATGAAGACGCAGGGCATCGACGTCCGTCCGCTGCGGCAGATGGATGGCGACGCGCACTTCAACGAGGTGTTCCTCGACAACGTGAGGGTCCCGCGCGACAGCGTAGTGGGCGAGCGGGGCCAGGGCTGGTACGTCAGCCGCTCCACGCTCAAGGCCGAGCGTGCGTTGATCGGAAACGCTTCCATGGCGCGACGCACGTTCGATGGCGCCGTTGCCCTCGCACAGATGACCCAGGTCCGCGGCCGTCCCGCGATCGAAGACCCCGTCATCCGGGATCGTCTGACCGACCTCGAATCCCGCGTGCTCGCCGCCGAGTACAACGGCTTCCGGCTGCTCACCGAGAGTGCCAAGGGCCACGACGGCGGCCTTGCGGGGCTCGTCACGAAGCTCCACACGTCGACGCTCGCGCACGACGTATCCAAGCTCGCGATGAACATCTCCAGCGACGCTGCGATGCTCGCCCCAGGCGAAGAGCACGCGCCGTTCGCGGGCATGCTCGTGCAGTCGTACATCATGTACTACGCCCTCGCGATCGGCGGCGGCGCCCCCAACATTCAGCGCAACGTCATCGGCGAGCGGGGACTCGGTCTCCCGCGCGACCCTCGGCGCTAGGAGCCGATCATGGACTTCGGTCTCAGCGAGGAGCAGACCCTCCTACAGGACACGGTCAAGAGGTTTGCCCAGGCGGAATGTCCGTCGACACGCGTTCGCCAGGTGATGGAAAGCGACGACGGACACGACCCCGCGTTGTGGCAAGGCCTCGCCGAACTCGGTGTGGCCGGGATGACCGTCCCCACCGAGCATGGTGGCGCCGGACTCGAACTGCTGGACCTCGCGCTGATCGCCGACGTTCTCGGCTGGGCCGCGACACCCGGCCCGTTTCTCGGCAACGCGATGGCGACGACAGCACTCTGCGCCAGCGATTCGGACGCACAGAACCAGTGGCTGCCCGGCGTGGCCACCGGCGAGACCCTTCTAACCGTCGCCTTCGGCGAAGGCATCGGCGAATGGGACGCCGGCGCCGTCGAGACGAAAGCCACGGGCGGCAAGCTCTCCGGCGTGAAGTCGCTCGTCCCCTACGCAGGTGTGTCGGACGCACTGATCGTCTCCGCCATGGACGGCGACGGCCCGGGCCTGTGGGCCGTCGAGCGCGGGGCCAGCGGGATGCAGATCTCGGCGCTCACCGGCAACGACCAGACTCGTCGCGTTTCCCGGGTGCACTTCGACGGGACGCCCGCGACGAAGATCGCAGCGGGCCGGACGGCAGCCGACCGCGCGCGCGACGTGGGGCTCGTCCTCCTCGCCGCCGACGCTTCGGGTGGGGCGCACCGGTGCCTCGAGATGACCACCGACTATGCGCTCACCCGCGAGCAGTTCGGTCAGATCATCGGTGCCTTCCAGGGCGTGAAGCACCAGCTCGCGAACCTCGCCTGCGACCTCGAGCCCGCCGTGTCCCTGTGGTGGTACGCCGCCCACGCCTTCGATCACATCAACGACAAGTCCGAACGACACGCGGCGCTCTCCAAGGCGCACCTCACCGATCTTTACGATACGACGGTCCGGTATGCGATCGAGCTCCACGGCGGAATCGGCTTCACCTGGGAGTACGACCTCCACCTCTGGTTCCGCCGGGCGATGTTCGACCGTGCGTTTCTCGGCGAGTCGAGCTACCACCGCAGGCGTGCAGCCGACCTCGCCGGCTGGTGAGTGCCATGATCGAACGGCACCACTACTTCCGCCTGAAGGAACCCCACGGGACCCCCGAGGGACGAGCCGATATCGCAGAGCGTACGATGACCGCGCTTGCACCGCTCCCGGGTGTTCTCGGAGTGACGGTTGCGACGCCGGCCGACGACCACGCCGCAGCCGGCTGGGATCTCACCGTCACCGTGCGTTTCTCGAGCCTCGAAGACGTCGAGACTTATCGTGCAGACCCGGACCATCGACGCTTCGTCGACGAAGTGCTGGGTCCGCGGATCGCTGTGAAGAAGATCTGGAACTTCACGGTCGTGGACGAGTCGCGAACCAACTAGACCGGCGCCGCCGCGGGGAGACCACGGCGTGACCGAGCTGGCCGCGGCCGCCGTGGCGCTGACGGTTCTCTACTGGCTTCCCGGAGCCGGCCTGATCGAACTGCTGTGGCCGGCCCTCCGGTCCGACCCGCGCCACGACCGCCTGTCGCGGCTCGCAGTTTCAGCCGCCGTCAGCATGGCGATCCGCCCGGTGCTCGTCCTTTGGTGCCGGGTCGTCGACGTTCCGGCCGGCACCTGGCTCGCTTGGACGCCCGCCGTGCTCGCCGCCTGCGTTCTCGCCGGTGGTGCCTGGCGTCGGCGCCGGGTTCCCGAGCCCCACGCGCGCGAGGGTGCCGGCTTCGGCTGGGTCGACGCCGTCCTCGCCCTCGTGGTCGGCCTCACGATCGCGTCGCGATGGATCGCGATCGACGGCCTACTCGTTCCGGCGTGGGGCGACTCGGTCCAACACAGTTTCATCACCCAGCTGTTCCTGGACAACGAGGGACTCTTCGACAGCTGGGCCCCGTACGCGCCCATGGAGAGCCTCACTTACCACTTCGGCTTCCACGCAATGGCCGCGGCTTGGGCGACGATCACGGGAGCGAGCGCCACCGACGCCGTCCTATACGTCGGCCAGGTCACGGGCGTAGTCGCCGTTCTGGCCCTCTACACCGTCACTCTGCAGCTCACCGGCGGCCGGCGCGCAGCGGCAACCGGCGCCCTGCTCTTCGCGGCGCTCCTCTCGCCGACGCCCGCGTTCTACGTGAGCTGGGGCCGTTACACGCAGCTTGCCGGCCAAGCTCTGCTGCCGCTCCTGGTGTGTCTGCTCGACGTCGTGTGGTTCAATCGCAGGACGAGGTCGCGCGGCGTCGTCGTCGTATTCGGCCTCGTGCTCGCGGGATTGTGCTTGACTCACTACCGCGTGGCGCTGCTCGGCGGGACCGCGATCGTCACCTGGTCGGCCGCAGCCGCGTGGCGGTGGCGCACCGACCCCGCAGAGTGGCTCTCCCGCGCCGCCGGGATACTCCTCGCCGGACTGGGTGCGCTCGGACTCATTGCGCCCTGGCTCGCGGAGCTGACCGAGAGCCTGCTCCTCGCCGTCCATGGCACCATCGGCGCCATCGATCCGGGCGTCTTCTCGTTCACCGACGCGCTGCGCGCGTGGTCGGCGATCCCGGCGCAGGCCCCCCTGCTCACCCTGATCGCGATTCTCGTGGCAGCGGTCGCAGGAGCCGTGGTCCGTGACCGGCCCGTCCTGCTCGTGCTGGCCTGGAGCGGACTCGCCGTGCTCGCGACGAACCCCTTCCTTCTCGGCCTGCCCGGCATGGGCTTTGTCACCAACTTCGCCGTGGGCATCGCCGCGTACATCCCTGAGGCTATTCTGTTCGGCTGGGCGACCGCGAAGTGCGTTCCCTGGTTCGAGGCACGATCTGGTGGCCGCGCCGTTCTGGGCAGTGGCCTCGCACTCGCAGCGATCATCGGATTCACGGCGCGCGCGACCCCGGTCGACGACGAGTTCCAGCTCCTCTCCGCGTCCGACCTGCGGGCCTTCGAGTGGATCCGAGCCAACACTCCGCAAGACGCTCGGTTCCAAGTGAACGTCGCCCTCGCGTACGGTGGCCAGACGGCGGTGGGCACCGACGCGGGTTGGTGGCTCCCCCTCTTCACCGGTAGAACCGCAACGCTGCCGCCGCTGCTCTACACGATCGAGCGGATGAACGAGCGGCACCGGCACGACGTCTGGGCGCTTCCCACGTGGATCAAGCGCTCCGCCCACACGCCTCGGATCTACCACCAGAACTACTGCTTCGAGCGCGTCAGTCATCTCTATCTCGGCGAGAAGCGCGGCTCGATCGGGGGCGACGGTACGCCTCTCCTCCCCGAGGACTGGGTGCGCCGAGATCCCAAGATGACGCTCCTGTTCGAAGACGGTCGCGCCCAAGTGTGGCAATTCGACGGCTCCGAGTGTGGGAACTGGCCCAAAAATGTGCGACGGACCGTGGTGAGATGAGGTCCCTTCGAACCTGGTCGGCATGCCTCGCGTTGCTTCTGCCGCTGCTGATGGCGGTCGCTCCGGCGTACCCGCAAGACGCCGCCACGGGCGAGTTGCCAACGGCGGACGCCTCCGGCACCGATGCCTCCGCCGAAAAATCGGCCGAGGCGGAGCCCGAGGAAGCTGCCCCCCCTCGACCCGAAGCATCCCAACTCGCGCAACGCCTGGAAGAGACGTCTTCGAAGCTGCGAAAGCTCCACTCGGTCCTCGGAGAGGACAAGACTGCAGACGAGGTCCAAAAGACGTTCCCGCCGCTGCGCAAGCGGCTGGAGGAGTTGGACGAACGGCAAGACGATCTCCTGGAGCCGGCGACCGGCCGCAAGGCGCTGAACGATCTCGAGAACGAGTGGAAGGATGCCGCTGCCCAGCTGGCGGGCTGGACGAACGCTCTCACGGTATCTGCGGCCAAGCTCGACGACATCCGGACTCAACTCCGGAAGCTCTCCCAGGAATGGATGCTCGTGAGAGAGCGCTCCCAGGAAGCAGAGCTTCCCTCGGCAGTCATCCAGCGCGTCGAGACCACGCTCGTCGAGCTTTCCGCAACCGAAAACGAGGTCCGGACGCGCCGTGCCCGCGTCCTCGAACTACAAAACTCCTTGTCCGAAGAATTGGTAGACGTCGGCTCCGTACTCGACCTCGTCGACCAGGCGCGAAAGAAGGAGCAAGAGCAGCTCCTGGAATCCGAGCGTCCTCCGCTGTGGAAGATCCTCGCGAACTTCTCCCTGAACACGCCGGTGTGGCGCCAGATCGCAGAGTCGTGGATCGGGGACGCCAGAGCGGTCAAGACGTACGCAACCGATCACCCGGAGCCGTTCGGCTGGCAGTTCCTACTTTTGCTGACCCTCGCTGGCCTCGTGGGCTCGCTCGACCGGCAGAGCCGCCGGACGAGTTTCCAGGACCCCGAACTCGCCGCAGCCGCGCGCGTCCTGCGCCGCCCGTTCTCGGCCGCCGTCCTGATCACGTTGCTCGCGACGCCATGGATCCATCCCGTCGCCCCCAGCGGGCTGCAGCAGTTCTCCGGGCTCGCTCTCATCCCAGCCGTCCTTCGCCTGCTTCCCAAGGAGTTCCGCGAACGACGCGACGGCAGCCTTGCGTCCGCAGTGCTGCTGTATCTCCTCAGCGCATTCTCGGGCCAGATCGACCCAGCCTCCGACGTCAACCGGATCTTCATCCTGGTCGAGAGCTGCGCCGGCCTGTTCATCCTGCTCAACTTCTTCAAGCCGGATCCCAAAGCGCAGGCGAGTTCGATCTGGAGTCTCCTGCTCAGGATCGGGCGACGACTCATCATCGCCGGCCTGACGGTCGCGGTGTTCGCGAACATCATCGGCAACGCCTCGTTGGCCGACTTGTTCACCTCGAGCTTCCTCAACGCCGGCTTCGTCGCCGTAATGCTCTATGCGGTGTCACGCGTCCTCGACGGCGTGATGATCATGCTGCCGCGGACCGGAGCTCTCGGCTCGATCGACATCGTTCACCGAAACGCCCAGATGTTCGCCCGCCGCGGCATCGGCCTCGTCCGCGTGATCACGTGGTGCGTGTGGTTCGGGTTCACCCTACGGTTCTTCCAGATCCGCGACGAGTTCGCAGCCGGCTTCCAGGAAACCATGACAGCGAGTTGGCAGCTCGGGTCGCTCGAGATCTCCGCCGGCAACATCATCGTATTCATCGTGGCGATCATGATCACGATCGCATCCGCTCGCTCCCTTCAGTTCATCTTGCGCCACGACGTCCTGCCTAAACTCAACCTGCCCCGCGGCGTCCCCGGCGCGATTGCCTCAGCGACGCAGTACGTGACTCTCTCCCTCGGCTTCGTGATCTCCCTGGCCGTCGCCGGAGTCGACCTTGGGAGCCTCGCTCTCGTCGCCGGCGGTTTGGGCGTCGGTATCGGCTTCGGCCTCCAGAACGTCGTGAACAATTTCGTGTCCGGGCTGATTCTCCTGTTCGAACGCCCCGTCCGTGACGGCGACTTCGTCGAAGCCGGGACGACATTCGGCGAGGTGAAACGGATCGGCTTCCGCTCGAGCACGATCCGCACCTGGCAGGGATCTGAGGTCATCGTCCCCAACGCCGACCTGATCTCGCAAACGGTCACCAACTGGACGTTGACCGACAACCACCGGTGCATGGAACTGCCGGTCCGTGCCGCGTACGGCAACGAAGCAGAAAAGATCATGAAGCTCCTGATCGAGACGGCCGCCATCCACGAGAACACGTTCGAAGACCCTGGCCCCAAGGTCTACTTCATGGCCTTCGGCGAGAATGCGCTCGAGTTCTCCCTGCGCTTCTGGGTCAACTTCGAGGTCGGGTTCGGCACGCGGAGTGAGGTCGCCGTGCTCGTCGATAACGCACTGCGAGAGGCC
Protein-coding regions in this window:
- a CDS encoding SDR family oxidoreductase, producing MGDIRFDGRVAVITGAGGGLGKTYALEFAKRGAKVVVNDLGGKADGTGKGSNMADQVVDEIKAAGGEAAANYDSVATPEGGESIIKTAVEAFGKVDVVVNNAGILRDRSFVKLSPQELELVIDVHLKGAFYVSQPAFRLMKDQRYGRFVFTSSAAGLLGNFGQSNYGAAKMGLVGLMHVLAVEGAKYDVKCNAIAPTARTRMTEELLGPLADYLDPETVTPLVTYLCSEGCEYTHEVYSVGGGRFARMFIGLAQGWIAGKGEVVSAEAVRDQIGKIRDPEGYTIPTGIGDEMKAIANALK
- a CDS encoding glutamine--tRNA ligase/YqeY domain fusion protein, with the translated sequence MAASPKDDAPTEAPVNFVRAIVSDDVRAGKHGGKVVTRFPPEPNGYLHIGHAKAICINYGIATEHGGTFHLRFDDTNPEKEETRYVESIIRDVQWLGADWGDNLFYASDYFGRLRDWAVELIRAGKAYVDSLSADEIREYRGNFKEPGKNSPHRDRSVEENLDLFARMEAGEFEEGAHVLRAKIDMTSPNLNMRDPALYRIRKIVHHRAGDRWSIYPMYDFTHPLSDAIEGITHSLCSLEFEDHRPLYDWFLENLDVPSHPQQIEFARLKLTYMIDSKRKLRELVEEGRVEGWDDPRMPTLAGLRRRGYTPEAIRDFCERLGVAKKNSLVDIAMLEHSLREDLNRRAPRALGVLHPLKVVLVNYPEGQEEELEAVNNPEDESMGKRKLPFSRELYIERDDFREEAPKKYFRLAPGREVRLRWGYLITCVDVVKDDAGEVVELHCTYDPETRGGNAPDGRKVKGTIHWVSAKHAVQATVRLYDRLFSKESPDGPEWKSNLNPDSLEVLADCQVEPALGTAEPGSLWQFERLGYFAVDEVDSSADRPVFNRAVSLRDSWARLEKAGKAG
- a CDS encoding crotonase/enoyl-CoA hydratase family protein; this translates as MEPALLVEREGHIVTLTLNRPARKNAFNPEVLCRLCDAFDMIDEDDDIRVAILTGAEGNFSAGADLDQLVTKMMKGLPPEDEWDERVRADYGILYKGFLKDRYVTKPLIAAIEGACYAGGTEILQGIDIRVAGESAKIAISEVKRGLFPMAGSTVRLRRQIAFTHAMEILLVGDPLTAAEAARIGLIGQVVPDGQALAKAKEIAGKIAANGPLAVKNIKLSVIESEFLSEAEAYKREQELGMEVMSSADAREGPKAFLEKRPPNYKGR
- a CDS encoding transporter substrate-binding domain-containing protein; translation: MQGKTVLEGRPRRVQSVRKWLATLLAVPAVALGGDTAGAKELRVGISESYAPLAFSKDGKPTGAEADLALAVGKILDSKIVFVPMKFPDLVPALEAGKVEVVMSGLSITEERSKKVLFTDPYLRVGQMALIRADDLGRSVDPDEIGAKESRVGVKKGTTGEGWAKKNVPDATVVGYDTVEAGTAALKAGDIDYFVHDAPTVWRLTGRPNTRDDALAGIYRPLTKEYLAWAVRAGDEKLAGELNGALKTLRADGQLRAILDVWIPVTKVAVTEGSNTGAPQPTAAPAVAE
- a CDS encoding acyl-CoA dehydrogenase family protein produces the protein MNLKYSKDYQRFREEVRQFIKDHWTEEDVAANPQLSEMAQGLGSSPRTDERATAFRRAAAERGYMYRHVPRAYGGGEQAPDPLKATILVEELKAAKAPVELMSQGPAMLVPTLLAHGTEEQKKQYVESTLLGHVRWCQGYSEPGAGSDLASLRTSGVLEGDHWVVNGQKIWTSNAREADMMFALIRTEPDEPKHDGISYLLIDMKTQGIDVRPLRQMDGDAHFNEVFLDNVRVPRDSVVGERGQGWYVSRSTLKAERALIGNASMARRTFDGAVALAQMTQVRGRPAIEDPVIRDRLTDLESRVLAAEYNGFRLLTESAKGHDGGLAGLVTKLHTSTLAHDVSKLAMNISSDAAMLAPGEEHAPFAGMLVQSYIMYYALAIGGGAPNIQRNVIGERGLGLPRDPRR
- a CDS encoding acyl-CoA/acyl-ACP dehydrogenase yields the protein MDFGLSEEQTLLQDTVKRFAQAECPSTRVRQVMESDDGHDPALWQGLAELGVAGMTVPTEHGGAGLELLDLALIADVLGWAATPGPFLGNAMATTALCASDSDAQNQWLPGVATGETLLTVAFGEGIGEWDAGAVETKATGGKLSGVKSLVPYAGVSDALIVSAMDGDGPGLWAVERGASGMQISALTGNDQTRRVSRVHFDGTPATKIAAGRTAADRARDVGLVLLAADASGGAHRCLEMTTDYALTREQFGQIIGAFQGVKHQLANLACDLEPAVSLWWYAAHAFDHINDKSERHAALSKAHLTDLYDTTVRYAIELHGGIGFTWEYDLHLWFRRAMFDRAFLGESSYHRRRAADLAGW